From Flavobacterium lipolyticum, one genomic window encodes:
- the budA gene encoding acetolactate decarboxylase: MRNKIAGSAVFCIALLKFLTSNAQIHSEKPVFHYSVMDALRNGAYTGEFTIAELREKGNFGIGTYNYLDGEMIVLEGICYRVDASGAVSIAETSLQTPFASVAFFKSDVEFELSNIKNIEELQNEVIKRLPSSNKLYAIRIDCTFEIITVGSAKRLGENETTGLAELMKSRPLYSKENVSGTMVGFYNPPYFSAIDLSPFHFHFISKDRTYGGHVMSGKLTAATIKVSLDQKPGCEVILPQQNSVFNKPWTKENNVKSAY; this comes from the coding sequence ATGAGAAATAAAATCGCCGGATCTGCTGTTTTTTGTATTGCATTACTGAAATTTCTAACGTCAAATGCTCAAATTCATTCAGAGAAACCTGTTTTTCATTATTCCGTAATGGACGCGTTACGCAATGGTGCTTATACAGGAGAATTTACTATTGCCGAATTGAGAGAAAAGGGAAATTTCGGAATAGGGACTTACAATTATTTAGATGGCGAAATGATCGTACTTGAAGGTATTTGTTATCGGGTAGATGCTTCCGGAGCAGTTAGTATTGCTGAAACTAGTCTTCAGACACCATTTGCTTCTGTGGCATTCTTTAAATCCGATGTTGAGTTTGAACTCTCCAACATAAAAAACATCGAAGAACTTCAGAATGAGGTGATAAAAAGACTACCGTCTTCTAATAAACTTTATGCCATACGTATTGATTGTACATTTGAGATTATTACTGTAGGCAGTGCCAAACGTCTTGGTGAAAATGAAACTACCGGATTAGCCGAGCTAATGAAATCAAGACCTTTGTACTCAAAAGAAAATGTTTCAGGAACGATGGTCGGTTTTTACAATCCGCCTTATTTTTCAGCGATTGATTTGTCTCCGTTTCATTTTCATTTTATTTCAAAAGACCGTACTTATGGCGGACACGTGATGTCTGGTAAATTGACTGCAGCAACCATAAAAGTAAGTCTTGATCAAAAACCGGGCTGTGAGGTTATTTTGCCACAGCAGAACAGTGTCTTCAACAAACCGTGGACAAAAGAAAACAATGTTAAAAGCGCTTATTAA